A stretch of the Neodiprion lecontei isolate iyNeoLeco1 chromosome 4, iyNeoLeco1.1, whole genome shotgun sequence genome encodes the following:
- the LOC107220977 gene encoding putative fatty acyl-CoA reductase CG5065, which translates to MGTTNADTETGHQNDEASVAGGSIESFFANAVILVTGATGFLGKALLEKLLRSCPRLGTIYVLIRAKKGQSVEQRHQELMDNPVFNRIRWEYPGNIGKVIPVKGDVAMPDLGLSPEDRAMLTQRVTIVFHSAATVRFDEPLKVAVNLNTRGTERMVELCKSMENLVSFVHVSTAYSNADQKRIREAVYTTRILPQAMIEMCENLDDETLALLEKRLIGKHPNTYTLTKGLAEQIVSTKGVGLPIAIVRPSIVCAAYQEPFPGWVDNVCGITGIMMEIGRGTIRSIVCNADLIVDVVPVDQVVNTLISAAWHNVMCRPKSLQIYNCTSGSLNPIRWSEFGSLTRKHAIDSPTKYVMWYPGFTFRTNKFIHKLLVGILHFLPAFIIDLVLRCQGGKPIMMKITRRFEKAAKTGEFFAVNEWLFEADNMKNLVKDVKMTSDANEFNVDMTYMDWDAYVHQYMLGIRKYILKDSPDTLTKARSRLLKLYWAHRITQAFSVIVVIKMIASFGR; encoded by the exons ATGGGAACGACAAACGCGGACACCGAGACGGGGCATCAAAACGACGAGGCGAGCGTGGCGGGAGGCTCGATCGAGTCCTTCTTCGCAAACGCGGTGATCCTTGTAACCGGAGCGACCGGCTTCCTGGGCAAAGCGCTGCTCGAGAAGCTGCTGAGATCCTGTCCTCGACTCGGCACAATTTACGTCCTTATACGCGCGAAGAAAGGACAATCCGTCGAACAGAGGCACCAGGAGCTCATGGACAACCCG GTTTTCAACAGAATACGATGGGAGTATCCCGGCAACATTGGCAAAGTGATACCGGTCAAGGGTGACGTCGCAATGCCGGATCTCGGTCTCAGCCCCGAAGACAGAGCGATGCTGACCCAGAGGGTGACGATAGTTTTTCACAGCGCGGCTACGGTCAGATTTGACGAGCCCTTAAAAGTAGCCGTCAACCTCAATACGCGAGGCACCGAGCGAATGGTAGAGCTCTGCAAGTCCATGGAGAATTTGGTCAGCTTCGTCCACGTCAGTACCGCCTACAGTAACGCTGATCAAAAGCGTATCCGAGAAGCGGTTTACAC CACGAGAATTCTACCCCAGGCGATGATCGAGATGTGCGAAAACCTCGACGACGAGACGTTGGCGCTCCTGGAGAAGAGGCTAATCGGCAAGCATCCGAACACGTACACACTGACGAAAGGACTCGCCGAACAAATCGTCTCGACGAAGGGCGTCGGCTTGCCAATAGCCATAGTCAGGCCCAGCATAGTGTGCGCGGCTTATCAGGAACCGTTTCCCGGATGGGTCGACAACGTCTGCGGAATCACGG GAATAATGATGGAAATTGGCCGAGGAACGATACGGAGTATCGTTTGCAACGCTGATCTGATCGTCGATGTCGTCCCGGTCGATCAAGTCGTCAACACCCTGATATCAGCAGCTTGGCACAACGTCATGTGCAGACCGAAATCACTTCAGATCTACAACTGTACGAGCGGATCGTTAAATCCGATCAG GTGGTCGGAATTTGGAAGTCTGACGAGGAAGCACGCTATCGATTCACCGACGAAATACGTCATGTGGTATCCGGGATTTACCTTCAGGACAAATAAATTCATCCACAAGCTATTGGTCggaattttacactttttaccAGCGTTTATAATCGACCTTGTCCTCAGATGCCAAGGTGGAAAGCCCAT AATGATGAAGATAACGCGAAGGTTTGAGAAAGCGGCGAAAACCGGTGAATTTTTTGCTGTAAACGAATGGCTATTCGAGGCTGATAATATGAAGAATTTAGTCAAAGACGTGAAAATGACGAGTGACGCGAACGAGTTCAACGTCGACATGACCTACATGGATTGGGATGCCTACGTTCATCAGTACATGCTTGGAATTAGAAAATACATATTAAAAGACAGTCCGGACACCCTAACCAAGGCTAGAAGCCGGCTTCTGAA aCTCTACTGGGCTCACAGAATAACGCAGGCGTTCAGTGTCATCGTTGTCATAAAAATGATAGCTAGTTTTGGTCGGTGA
- the LOC107220975 gene encoding N-acetylglucosamine-1-phosphotransferase subunits alpha/beta isoform X1 produces the protein MSTWKLVQRRCYDLLSNKYSLLVILVAFTCIFIGIVHFGEVWLEWSKEKYEAVFHSFNDNILGTSFQKKLCQHVPIDVVYTWVNGSDPTFLKNLEKYVPVTDVNIATSRFDDKDELRYSLRSLEMYAPWVRHVYVVTNGQIPSWLDMDNPRLTLIAHEDIFVNRDDLPTFSSPAIESHIHRIPGLSDKFLYFNDDVLLGADVWPEDFVTKAGGQKVYLAWWVPDCSDICPWAWVGDGACDPACNTTMCEFDGGDCEPSLTPTESEQMDEGNDYPYKFLPENQIRNRDAVKILNILKRRSNEPGEILVNRTMTRSLKYYDYNVENNKAEMLKSNHEHLFTSNEALSDPKNVLTQRLYKPKSNERRLIESSSRTVFPVSHSTTKARIESSNLTTNSMMSLETVGSGPLQSARYVDRINLRRLLSGNIGNMSTATDRIAPKNSSHVNISSTKNLNRLERRNQLQRYLNDNIINLVHFNNSNKSYQNRNMESETEYEDSDTQAMQWKHKSRKLDTYAESLLYVNRIYNSVYGFERRRVPAHMPHLFDKFIIQDMQVKFDKEFKKTSNHRVRDREDMQFAFSYFYFLTSEKFNVSIETIFDMYDTDKSGTWSDREIRTLLSRIYPLPLDYGLVMEFENQISNCSKYIDVSNAPQPPPGERYLDSTLPVVTKKLIAKCDSIAKKLLAKFGTRKRYKHEHFKGDRSEVFKMLTSNISVTVQFLDELRKEPKKFVCLNDNMDSARQPENEVVKALLGDFYRSLYPLRSSFELPAQYRNRFSHRHELVEWRERRTKARNLLLCFLTLLLVLTVYNLFYHQARRLLRFRSTSILLV, from the exons ATGAGCACATGGAAATTAGTGCAGAGGCGGTGTTATGACCTCCTATCCAATAAATATTCACTCCTCGTTATTTTAGTCGCATTCACCTGTATTTTCATCGGCATCGTACACTTCGGAGAG GTCTGGCTGGAATGGAGTAAAGAAAAGTACGAAGCGGTATTTCACTCGTTCAATGACAATATACTCGGCACGTCGTTTCAAAAGAAGTTATGCCAGCACGTTCCCATTGACGTTGTTTACACGTGGGTGAACGGCTCAGATCCGACATTTCTTAAAAACCTTGAAAAATATGTCCCAGTGACAGATGTCAACATAGCAACGTCGCGGTTCGACGACAAAGATGAACTACGATATTCTCTCAGATCTTTAGAGATGTATGCTCCGTGGGTGCGGCACGTCTACGTCGTTACCAACGGCCAAATACCGAGCTGGCTAGACATGGATAATCCAAGACTCACCCTAATTGCCCACGAAGATATATTTGTAAACCGTGACGATTTACCGACCTTCTCTAGTCCAGCTATCGAAAGCCATATTCATAG AATTCCTGGACTGTCCGACAAATTTTTGTACTTCAACGATGACGTTTTACTTGGTGCTGACGTTTGGCCCGAAGACTTTGTGACCAAGGCAGGTGGACAGAAGGTCTATCTCGCCTGGTGGGTTCCAGATTGTTCGGATATTTGCCCCTGGGCTTGGGTAGGTGATGGAGCATGCGATCCGGCGTGTAATACAACAATGTGTGAATTTGACg GTGGCGATTGTGAACCATCTCTTACGCCAACTGAGAGCGAACAGATGGATGAAGGGAACGACTACCCTTATAAATTTCTACCAGAAAATCAGATAAGAAATAGAGATGctgttaaaattttaaatattttaaagaGGAGAAGTAACGAACCAGGTGAAATCTTGGTGAACAGAACGATGACTAGATCTCTGAAGTACTATGATTACAATGTAGAAAATAATAAGGCAGAAATGTTAAAAAGTAACCATGAACATTTATTCACTAGCAATGAGGCTTTAAGTGACCCAAAAAATGTGCTCACACAAAGACTGTATAAACCAAAGAGTAATGAAAGAAGATTAATTGAGTCTTCGAGCAGAACTGTATTTCCTGTGTCACATTCTACTACCAAAGCACGTATAGAAAGTTCAAATTTAACGACTAACTCTATGATGAGTTTAGAAACTGTTGGTTCTGGGCCATTGCAATCAGCCCGATATGTTGACAGAATAAATCTACGTAGGCTTTTGTCAGGAAATATTGGAAACATGAGCACAGCAACTGATAGAATTGCACCAAAAAACTCTAGTCATGTAAATATAAGCTCaaccaaaaatttgaatcgatTGGAGAGACGAAACCAATTACAACGTTACCTGAACgacaatataataaatttggttcatttcaataattcaaataaGTCTTATCAAAACAGAAACATGGAGTCCGAAACTGAATACGAGGATAGTGACACCCAAGCAATGCAATGGAAACACAAATCGAGGAAGTTGGATACATACGCCGAATCCTTGTTATATGTAAATAGAATATATAATTCGGTGTATGGTTTCGAAAGGCGGAGAGTGCCGGCGCACATGCCTCATTTATTCGATAAGTTCATCATTCAAGATATGCAAGTGAAATTTGATAAGGAATTCAAAAAAACCTCTAATCACAGAGTGAGAGACCGGGAAGATATGCAGTTCGCGTTTTCCTACTTTTACTTCCTCacaagtgaaaaattcaatgtctCTATCGAAACAATATTCGATATGTACGACACAGATAAATCGgg AACCTGGTCTGATCGAGAAATCAGAACCCTCCTATCACGGATATATCCATTGCCGTTGGACTACGGTTTGGTTATGgagtttgaaaatcaaatttcgaattGTTCAAAATACATAGACGTTTCGAATGCTCCACAACCACCACCCGGAGAAAGATATCTCGACTCGACTCTT CCAGTCGTCACGAAAAAGTTAATCGCTAAATGCGACTCGATCGCTAAAAAACTTCTTGCCAAGTTCGGCACAAGAAAGCGCTATAAACATGAGCACTTCAAAGGCGATAGGAGTGAGGTTTTTAAAATGTTGACTAGTAACATTTCAGTGACCGTCCAATTTCTGGATGAACTTCGAAAGGAACCCAA aaaatttgtgTGCCTAAATGACAATATGGATTCAGCTCGACAGCCGGAAAACGAAGTGGTTAAAGCTTTACTTGGAGATTTTTATCGCTCACTGTATCCTTTGAGAAGTAGCTTTGAATTACCTGCTCAATATCGTAATCGTTTTTCTCATCGCCATGAACTTGTAGAATGGAGAGAACGTCGAACTAAAGCTAGAAATCTGCTACTCTGTTTTTTGACTTTATTGCTAGTTTTAACAGTCTATAATTTGTTTTACCATCAAGCAAGAAGGTTGTTACGCTTTCGATCAACGTCGATACTTCTTGTGTAA
- the LOC107220975 gene encoding N-acetylglucosamine-1-phosphotransferase subunits alpha/beta isoform X2, translating to MSTWKLVQRRCYDLLSNKYSLLVILVAFTCIFIGIVHFGEVWLEWSKEKYEAVFHSFNDNILGTSFQKKLCQHVPIDVVYTWVNGSDPTFLKNLEKYVPVTDVNIATSRFDDKDELRYSLRSLEMYAPWVRHVYVVTNGQIPSWLDMDNPRLTLIAHEDIFVNRDDLPTFSSPAIESHIHRIPGLSDKFLYFNDDVLLGADVWPEDFVTKAGGQKVYLAWWVPDCSDICPWAWVGDGACDPACNTTMCEFDGGDCEPSLTPTESEQMDEGNDYPYKFLPENQIRNRDAVKILNILKRRSNEPGEILVNRTMTRSLKYYDYNVENNKAEMLKSNHEHLFTSNEALSDPKNVLTQRLYKPKSNERRLIESSSRTVFPVSHSTTKARIESSNLTTNSMMSLETVGSGPLQSARYVDRINLRRLLSGNIGNMSTATDRIAPKNSSHVNISSTKNLNRLERRNQLQRYLNDNIINLVHFNNSNKSYQNRNMESETEYEDSDTQAMQWKHKSRKLDTYAESLLYVNRIYNSVYGFERRRVPAHMPHLFDKFIIQDMQVKFDKEFKKTSNHRVRDREDMQFAFSYFYFLTSEKFNVSIETIFDMYDTDKSGTWSDREIRTLLSRIYPLPLDYGLVMEFENQISNCSKYIDVSNAPQPPPGERYLDSTLPVVTKKLIAKCDSIAKKLLAKFGTRKRYKHEHFKGDRSEVFKMLTSNISVTVQFLDELRKEPK from the exons ATGAGCACATGGAAATTAGTGCAGAGGCGGTGTTATGACCTCCTATCCAATAAATATTCACTCCTCGTTATTTTAGTCGCATTCACCTGTATTTTCATCGGCATCGTACACTTCGGAGAG GTCTGGCTGGAATGGAGTAAAGAAAAGTACGAAGCGGTATTTCACTCGTTCAATGACAATATACTCGGCACGTCGTTTCAAAAGAAGTTATGCCAGCACGTTCCCATTGACGTTGTTTACACGTGGGTGAACGGCTCAGATCCGACATTTCTTAAAAACCTTGAAAAATATGTCCCAGTGACAGATGTCAACATAGCAACGTCGCGGTTCGACGACAAAGATGAACTACGATATTCTCTCAGATCTTTAGAGATGTATGCTCCGTGGGTGCGGCACGTCTACGTCGTTACCAACGGCCAAATACCGAGCTGGCTAGACATGGATAATCCAAGACTCACCCTAATTGCCCACGAAGATATATTTGTAAACCGTGACGATTTACCGACCTTCTCTAGTCCAGCTATCGAAAGCCATATTCATAG AATTCCTGGACTGTCCGACAAATTTTTGTACTTCAACGATGACGTTTTACTTGGTGCTGACGTTTGGCCCGAAGACTTTGTGACCAAGGCAGGTGGACAGAAGGTCTATCTCGCCTGGTGGGTTCCAGATTGTTCGGATATTTGCCCCTGGGCTTGGGTAGGTGATGGAGCATGCGATCCGGCGTGTAATACAACAATGTGTGAATTTGACg GTGGCGATTGTGAACCATCTCTTACGCCAACTGAGAGCGAACAGATGGATGAAGGGAACGACTACCCTTATAAATTTCTACCAGAAAATCAGATAAGAAATAGAGATGctgttaaaattttaaatattttaaagaGGAGAAGTAACGAACCAGGTGAAATCTTGGTGAACAGAACGATGACTAGATCTCTGAAGTACTATGATTACAATGTAGAAAATAATAAGGCAGAAATGTTAAAAAGTAACCATGAACATTTATTCACTAGCAATGAGGCTTTAAGTGACCCAAAAAATGTGCTCACACAAAGACTGTATAAACCAAAGAGTAATGAAAGAAGATTAATTGAGTCTTCGAGCAGAACTGTATTTCCTGTGTCACATTCTACTACCAAAGCACGTATAGAAAGTTCAAATTTAACGACTAACTCTATGATGAGTTTAGAAACTGTTGGTTCTGGGCCATTGCAATCAGCCCGATATGTTGACAGAATAAATCTACGTAGGCTTTTGTCAGGAAATATTGGAAACATGAGCACAGCAACTGATAGAATTGCACCAAAAAACTCTAGTCATGTAAATATAAGCTCaaccaaaaatttgaatcgatTGGAGAGACGAAACCAATTACAACGTTACCTGAACgacaatataataaatttggttcatttcaataattcaaataaGTCTTATCAAAACAGAAACATGGAGTCCGAAACTGAATACGAGGATAGTGACACCCAAGCAATGCAATGGAAACACAAATCGAGGAAGTTGGATACATACGCCGAATCCTTGTTATATGTAAATAGAATATATAATTCGGTGTATGGTTTCGAAAGGCGGAGAGTGCCGGCGCACATGCCTCATTTATTCGATAAGTTCATCATTCAAGATATGCAAGTGAAATTTGATAAGGAATTCAAAAAAACCTCTAATCACAGAGTGAGAGACCGGGAAGATATGCAGTTCGCGTTTTCCTACTTTTACTTCCTCacaagtgaaaaattcaatgtctCTATCGAAACAATATTCGATATGTACGACACAGATAAATCGgg AACCTGGTCTGATCGAGAAATCAGAACCCTCCTATCACGGATATATCCATTGCCGTTGGACTACGGTTTGGTTATGgagtttgaaaatcaaatttcgaattGTTCAAAATACATAGACGTTTCGAATGCTCCACAACCACCACCCGGAGAAAGATATCTCGACTCGACTCTT CCAGTCGTCACGAAAAAGTTAATCGCTAAATGCGACTCGATCGCTAAAAAACTTCTTGCCAAGTTCGGCACAAGAAAGCGCTATAAACATGAGCACTTCAAAGGCGATAGGAGTGAGGTTTTTAAAATGTTGACTAGTAACATTTCAGTGACCGTCCAATTTCTGGATGAACTTCGAAAGGAACCCAAGtaa
- the LOC107220975 gene encoding N-acetylglucosamine-1-phosphotransferase subunits alpha/beta isoform X3: MYAPWVRHVYVVTNGQIPSWLDMDNPRLTLIAHEDIFVNRDDLPTFSSPAIESHIHRIPGLSDKFLYFNDDVLLGADVWPEDFVTKAGGQKVYLAWWVPDCSDICPWAWVGDGACDPACNTTMCEFDGGDCEPSLTPTESEQMDEGNDYPYKFLPENQIRNRDAVKILNILKRRSNEPGEILVNRTMTRSLKYYDYNVENNKAEMLKSNHEHLFTSNEALSDPKNVLTQRLYKPKSNERRLIESSSRTVFPVSHSTTKARIESSNLTTNSMMSLETVGSGPLQSARYVDRINLRRLLSGNIGNMSTATDRIAPKNSSHVNISSTKNLNRLERRNQLQRYLNDNIINLVHFNNSNKSYQNRNMESETEYEDSDTQAMQWKHKSRKLDTYAESLLYVNRIYNSVYGFERRRVPAHMPHLFDKFIIQDMQVKFDKEFKKTSNHRVRDREDMQFAFSYFYFLTSEKFNVSIETIFDMYDTDKSGTWSDREIRTLLSRIYPLPLDYGLVMEFENQISNCSKYIDVSNAPQPPPGERYLDSTLPVVTKKLIAKCDSIAKKLLAKFGTRKRYKHEHFKGDRSEVFKMLTSNISVTVQFLDELRKEPKKFVCLNDNMDSARQPENEVVKALLGDFYRSLYPLRSSFELPAQYRNRFSHRHELVEWRERRTKARNLLLCFLTLLLVLTVYNLFYHQARRLLRFRSTSILLV, from the exons ATGTATGCTCCGTGGGTGCGGCACGTCTACGTCGTTACCAACGGCCAAATACCGAGCTGGCTAGACATGGATAATCCAAGACTCACCCTAATTGCCCACGAAGATATATTTGTAAACCGTGACGATTTACCGACCTTCTCTAGTCCAGCTATCGAAAGCCATATTCATAG AATTCCTGGACTGTCCGACAAATTTTTGTACTTCAACGATGACGTTTTACTTGGTGCTGACGTTTGGCCCGAAGACTTTGTGACCAAGGCAGGTGGACAGAAGGTCTATCTCGCCTGGTGGGTTCCAGATTGTTCGGATATTTGCCCCTGGGCTTGGGTAGGTGATGGAGCATGCGATCCGGCGTGTAATACAACAATGTGTGAATTTGACg GTGGCGATTGTGAACCATCTCTTACGCCAACTGAGAGCGAACAGATGGATGAAGGGAACGACTACCCTTATAAATTTCTACCAGAAAATCAGATAAGAAATAGAGATGctgttaaaattttaaatattttaaagaGGAGAAGTAACGAACCAGGTGAAATCTTGGTGAACAGAACGATGACTAGATCTCTGAAGTACTATGATTACAATGTAGAAAATAATAAGGCAGAAATGTTAAAAAGTAACCATGAACATTTATTCACTAGCAATGAGGCTTTAAGTGACCCAAAAAATGTGCTCACACAAAGACTGTATAAACCAAAGAGTAATGAAAGAAGATTAATTGAGTCTTCGAGCAGAACTGTATTTCCTGTGTCACATTCTACTACCAAAGCACGTATAGAAAGTTCAAATTTAACGACTAACTCTATGATGAGTTTAGAAACTGTTGGTTCTGGGCCATTGCAATCAGCCCGATATGTTGACAGAATAAATCTACGTAGGCTTTTGTCAGGAAATATTGGAAACATGAGCACAGCAACTGATAGAATTGCACCAAAAAACTCTAGTCATGTAAATATAAGCTCaaccaaaaatttgaatcgatTGGAGAGACGAAACCAATTACAACGTTACCTGAACgacaatataataaatttggttcatttcaataattcaaataaGTCTTATCAAAACAGAAACATGGAGTCCGAAACTGAATACGAGGATAGTGACACCCAAGCAATGCAATGGAAACACAAATCGAGGAAGTTGGATACATACGCCGAATCCTTGTTATATGTAAATAGAATATATAATTCGGTGTATGGTTTCGAAAGGCGGAGAGTGCCGGCGCACATGCCTCATTTATTCGATAAGTTCATCATTCAAGATATGCAAGTGAAATTTGATAAGGAATTCAAAAAAACCTCTAATCACAGAGTGAGAGACCGGGAAGATATGCAGTTCGCGTTTTCCTACTTTTACTTCCTCacaagtgaaaaattcaatgtctCTATCGAAACAATATTCGATATGTACGACACAGATAAATCGgg AACCTGGTCTGATCGAGAAATCAGAACCCTCCTATCACGGATATATCCATTGCCGTTGGACTACGGTTTGGTTATGgagtttgaaaatcaaatttcgaattGTTCAAAATACATAGACGTTTCGAATGCTCCACAACCACCACCCGGAGAAAGATATCTCGACTCGACTCTT CCAGTCGTCACGAAAAAGTTAATCGCTAAATGCGACTCGATCGCTAAAAAACTTCTTGCCAAGTTCGGCACAAGAAAGCGCTATAAACATGAGCACTTCAAAGGCGATAGGAGTGAGGTTTTTAAAATGTTGACTAGTAACATTTCAGTGACCGTCCAATTTCTGGATGAACTTCGAAAGGAACCCAA aaaatttgtgTGCCTAAATGACAATATGGATTCAGCTCGACAGCCGGAAAACGAAGTGGTTAAAGCTTTACTTGGAGATTTTTATCGCTCACTGTATCCTTTGAGAAGTAGCTTTGAATTACCTGCTCAATATCGTAATCGTTTTTCTCATCGCCATGAACTTGTAGAATGGAGAGAACGTCGAACTAAAGCTAGAAATCTGCTACTCTGTTTTTTGACTTTATTGCTAGTTTTAACAGTCTATAATTTGTTTTACCATCAAGCAAGAAGGTTGTTACGCTTTCGATCAACGTCGATACTTCTTGTGTAA